gcattggcaggcagattctcaaccactgcgccaccagggaagccccaccttacATACTTTTAACAGCTTCTTTGTGTTGACCACTTTGTTACTTTCATATCAGCTCTCTAGGTGGCAGGATCCTATTTGAAGACAGTCCAACCCTCCTGTACctagtatatattattttttttccctcctgttcTCACtgtggccttttatttttttaaattcagtgaatatgagttatttatatttttggatttctttcagacTTGGAAGATGAAACAGAAACCAAAGAGTCAGTCTTAAAGAATGACATCTCATGGGAAGAATTACACCATGACCTGATGATGGAAAGGTCCACAAGAGGAAGCACCTTGGTTTCCACATTGGGAAGGGTCTCCAAATGTCATAAGTTAGAAAACCACCAGGAGAACCAAGGGATGGGTGCAGGGCAAATCCCCTTGATCCACAAGAAAACACTCACGCAGGAGAGCGGCCAAGAATCTAACAGATGTGTGAAAAGTATTAATGTGTGCTCAAAAGTTATTCCAGGACCAATAGATCCTCCAAGAAAAAGACACCATAAATATGACATATCTAGAAAGAAAAGTAGATGCAATTTAGGTTTGATTAATCATTCAAGGAATTATACAAGAATGAAAACCTTTGAATGTAATATTTGTGAGAAAATCTTCAAACAGCTCATTCATCTTACAGAACACatgagaattcatactggagagaaacctttcagatgtaaagaatgtggaaaagcctttagCCAAAGTTCATCCCTTATTCCACATCAGAGAATCCATACTGGCGAGAAACCCTATGAGTGTAAAGAATGCGGGAAAACCTTCAGACATCCATCATCTCTTACTCAACATGTTAGAATTCATActggggagaaaccctatgaatgtggTGTATGTGAGAAAGCATTCAGCCAGAGCATTGGGCTGATCCAGCATCTGAGAACTCATGTCAGAGAGAAACCTTTTACATGCAAAGACTGTGGAAAAGCATTTTTCCAGATTAGACACCTCAGGCAACATGAGATTATTCATACTGGTGTGAAACCCTATATTTGTAATGTATGCAGTAAAACCTTCAGCCACAGCACATACCTAACTCAACACCAGAGAACTCATACTGGGGAAAGACCAtataaatgtaaggaatgtgggaaagcctttagccAGAGAATACATCTTTCTATCCATCAAAGAGTCCATACTGGAGTGAAACCGTATGAATGCAGTCattgtgggaaagccttcaggcATGATTCGTCCTTTGCtaaacatcagagaattcatactggagaaaaaccatatgattgtaatgaatgtggaaaagccttcagcTGTAGTTCATCACTTATTCGACATTGCAAAACACATTTAAGAAATTCCTTCAGCAATGATATGtgaaatatgttcaacatcaaaGAATCCCCAAATTGGAGCAAAAGCCTCTAAATCTGTGGTTTTCTGAGTTTTGGATTCCAAgaaccaataattttttttaatggtttgacCCAATGTTACAACTATTAATTTTgccgtattaaaaaaaaactacctatTATACGCattgtttcagaaaagaaagggcattttaatatttaaaagtacaGGAAGGATATATTCATAGAGAACAGCCCTTTACATTGAATTAAATTGGCTTTATGAAAATCTCCcaaatttgtctttatttttctcatttcactgtGGGCCAGTGAAACCATCACAACAGGCCAGTGATCTGTGATTGGCTTTGAGAGTCACTGTTTTAAATATCCCTTTAATGaatcagaataaaatataatatttactatAGCCCTTTATATGGCTAGAAGAGGTATAAATAGAAATGTCAGTTGTCTCATTTCTAGAAGAAATAATGTTAAAGGGAGTTTTCTAGACTTGATAGATAATCTGCTATACATGAGATACTTATATTTTATGGTTTTCTATAGAGAGgaattggcaaactttttctataaagggccagatagtaaatatgttAGGTGTTGTAGGCCATATGGCCTCTGTCAGAACTACTCAACTCTACCATTTTAGTGCAAAAGCATCCAGAGACAATATATAAATCAGGGTATCTCAATCTTGGCACTGCTGATATTTTGGAGCCAGATACTTTGTTATGGGCAGccatcctgtgcattgtagggtgtttagcagcatccctggccacTGGATGCCAGTAGTCCCCTCATCCATTGTGACGACCAAAACTTTCCCCACATTGCTAGATGTCCCCTGGAGGGCAAGGTAGTTgctagttgagaaccactgacaaatgaatgggtgtagctgtgttccaataagcTTTATTTAAAAGACAAGTTTGAGTTGCATTTAGCCCGAGGGTTGTAGTTTGCCACTCCTGCTACAGAGTATGTAAAATGATTAATACTGACAATGGACTGTCATTTAATTTCCaatttgtatgtttgtttatatCATCTATGCCAAAAATCTTATTTCCTTACCAATTCCTTTGGTATTTTGTtgcaaaaagttttttttttttatcacaattgTAATGCTGTTGTGGAAGCCTAGGAATTATTTATGGAGATATTTATGCAGACTTTATTTCATAATGATACTTTTTTTGTTCATCCACAAGTGCTTTGcgatgtatctctaaaagataaccACCACTCTTTTAAGACTTAACTGCAATTCCATTATTACACGTAAGAAGATTAGACCATAATTCCTTAATACATGTTGATGTTTTTTTGAAGATAGATATATTAAGATTGGTGGctgccattttaattgtttttgactTTCCATTTGCCAAATGTACAGTATTAGATTCAAAAATGTGCTTTCTGCTGAGTGGGAGGGTCTTTGAGATAGCCCCAGAAAAACACATCTAGAGGCCCACCGAAGAGGACCAGGGAGAAAGTGACCACGGGCCAAACTGAGGCAGGGAAGTTTGAGAGAAGAAGTGGAGGAGTTGATTCATAGTACTTCACTGTATTTATAAATACTGCATCCTTCCAAACATAATTGAAGATTGGTCAAGTTCAACTTCTTACTCTTAAATGTAAGAACAAACAATTCAACTGCCTGAGCATTGTGTGAACTATCAAAAGTAAAGCTGTTAATCCAGAATATATACCATTTTCTCTAGATATTTTCTATTagtatatttactttaaaaaaaaaaactggcttcTAACTCTTAAGTCCTGTATGACTTTGATGGGCAGAGGACAGAGTGAGGATGCTCACTGTTCCTTATATATGTTTGTCCATGTTTCTGTGGTCTTAGATTTCCCGAGAATTTGGGTTTCTCTGATTGCTTCTTTTAGTGAAAGGCATGACCATCACTTTTCTCTGCCTCAGTGAGTCCCTGCCTCAGTGATCTCATATAATGTCTTATAGCTTAAAATACTATCTCTGTTTAATTGCCAAATTCACGTCCCCAGCCCAGACCCTTCTTCTGAACTCCAACCTCTTCCTGCCATTGAGCCTTTACACTAGTTGTTTCTTCAGACATCCTACCCTTCCCTTCTCATCTTTGCTCAATGTTGCCTTTTCACTGAAGCCTGTTCTGACCATGCTACTTAATACTGCAACCTGTCCCTTACCCCCTAACTTCAATATTCCCAACCCCCCCTTAATTTGTTCTATTCTTTCTTTGTCCATATCACATATCACCTAACATACtaattaatttacatatttactaTGCTTATTATTTACTATTGTCTCCCCTTACTAgtatgtaagctccatgagagcagggatctGTTTTGTTTGCCGGTGTATCAtaagtgcctagaatagtgcctggcacacagtagggactcaagaaatatttgttgaattgctttgatttgaactgaattgaattccGTATCTATGATGACAGTAGAGAAAGGCAGTTCCTATACTGTCTCATCTagattttataggtgaggaaaacttttcgtttccttttttaatttttatttatttattttatttttggccgtgttgggtcttcgtttctgtgcaaggactttctctagttgcggcaagcaggggccactcttcatcacggtgcgtgggcctttcactattgcggcccctcttgttgcggagcacaggctccagatgcgcaggctcagtagttgtggctcacaggcccagttgctccgaggcatgtgggatcctcccacaccagggctcgaacccttgtcccctgcactggcaggcagattctcaaccactgcgccaccagggaagccccgtttccttttctttttctttgcaaatGGATCAGAATTTATAAGCCTCTAAGAATGGTGAATCATAACTGACATACTTTTAAGATAGAAgagtatttttaagttaatttgtttaaaatgcagttaAGTAGGGCTGATTAACTACATGACTTTATCTTTGTTTTGTAAAAGAGTTTACATTACCACCTTCCTTCATCCCAAAGGAGACTAGAGTTTATTCTCTGTGGAGAAGGACAAGTTGCTCTGGAATCAGAGACACCAGACACAGAAGAGACAGGGGTAAGAAACAGGGCTGAAATGGAGACTGAATGGTGGCATGCGCAGCCCCTCTCCCCGGGGAAGCCAGGCTCCACCCCTTcaacagccccccaccccagtttaACTCATCCcttcatatataatttatttgtatgACTATTGTTAGTCTTGGTATCACTGAAAAGGTTATTTCCTATATTTTGAGTTTGTGTTTTTACATCTGATGCAATTGAGGATCTAAACGTTTCTGCTTTCCAAATTTCTAGTCAATTATCCAAATACCCCTCATTGTTTGTCATCCCCTTTCAACTGATTGTTTGTGCCAAGTACACTCTGTACATCTACAGAGATGACCTTATTTAAATGGCATCATTCCTATGAAATGGATACtattattttcccccattttataaatgaagacacTGAAGATCTGAGGGGATAAATGATatgcccaaggttgcacagctaagCAGTTGAAATGCTGGATGGGTTAAACTGCTGGGACAGGAACTGGGCTGTGTGTGACATTcacgtgtctttttttttttttttttaagaactctttttctttttaaatttatttaattaattaattaatttatttttggctgtgttgggtcttcgtttctgtgcgagggctttctctagttgcggcgagtgggggccactcttcatcgcggtgcgcgggcctttcactgttgtggcctctcttgttgcggggcacaggctccagacgcgcaagctcagtagttgtggctcacgggcctagttgctccgtggcatgtgggatcttcccagaccagggctcgaacccgtgtcccctgcattggcaggcagattctcaaccactgcaccaccagggaagccctcacatgtcttttaatttctctgatgagacatttttatgaaaatatatgtagTTGATTTCAAAACacaggtaagtttcctctatttacctttatttttctaaaagtttcttttcaaaatatgtatgttgaagccctaacacccaatgtgattgtatttggcgAAGGGcttttggaaggtaattagggttagatgaggtcatgagagtgaccttcatgatggaattagtgcccttataagaagagacgcCAGAGAACaaactccctttccctctccctccgtTACTAATGGTCTGTTACTAACGGACCCTTAGTCTGTTCCAGTTGCTGTaagaaaaatatcatagactgggtggcttataaatagCACAAATTTATTGCTCACAATTTTGGAGGCTGAAAGTTCATGATCAGGATAGCAGCacggtcaggttctggtgaaagccttcttctgggttgcagactgccaacttctccctgtgttctcacatggtggaaggagctAGGGAGCCAACTGGGCTCTTTTTTTAAGgtcactaatctcattcatgagggttccaccccCCTGACCTAAGTGCCTCCCAATGCCCCACCTCTTAACTACTGTCAATTGGGTATTttggatttcaatatatgaatttggaggggacacaaacattcagatcattGCACACCCAAATTTA
Above is a window of Balaenoptera acutorostrata chromosome 1, mBalAcu1.1, whole genome shotgun sequence DNA encoding:
- the ZFP69B gene encoding zinc finger protein 69 homolog B isoform X2 — encoded protein: MLENYGNLVSVGYQLSKPGVISQLEKGEEPWLMEREISGGPSPDLEDETETKESVLKNDISWEELHHDLMMERSTRGSTLVSTLGRVSKCHKLENHQENQGMGAGQIPLIHKKTLTQESGQESNRCVKSINVCSKVIPGPIDPPRKRHHKYDISRKKSRCNLGLINHSRNYTRMKTFECNICEKIFKQLIHLTEHMRIHTGEKPFRCKECGKAFSQSSSLIPHQRIHTGEKPYECKECGKTFRHPSSLTQHVRIHTGEKPYECGVCEKAFSQSIGLIQHLRTHVREKPFTCKDCGKAFFQIRHLRQHEIIHTGVKPYICNVCSKTFSHSTYLTQHQRTHTGERPYKCKECGKAFSQRIHLSIHQRVHTGVKPYECSHCGKAFRHDSSFAKHQRIHTGEKPYDCNECGKAFSCSSSLIRHCKTHLRNSFSNDM
- the ZFP69B gene encoding zinc finger protein 69 homolog B isoform X1, whose translation is MLQRLLFTLPVEASTWVKLHHPKKATEGAPLWEDVTKMFEGEVLLSQDADETRGESFKDEVTSGSLTAESQELLTFKDISVDFTQEEWGQLAPAHRNLYREVMLENYGNLVSVGYQLSKPGVISQLEKGEEPWLMEREISGGPSPDLEDETETKESVLKNDISWEELHHDLMMERSTRGSTLVSTLGRVSKCHKLENHQENQGMGAGQIPLIHKKTLTQESGQESNRCVKSINVCSKVIPGPIDPPRKRHHKYDISRKKSRCNLGLINHSRNYTRMKTFECNICEKIFKQLIHLTEHMRIHTGEKPFRCKECGKAFSQSSSLIPHQRIHTGEKPYECKECGKTFRHPSSLTQHVRIHTGEKPYECGVCEKAFSQSIGLIQHLRTHVREKPFTCKDCGKAFFQIRHLRQHEIIHTGVKPYICNVCSKTFSHSTYLTQHQRTHTGERPYKCKECGKAFSQRIHLSIHQRVHTGVKPYECSHCGKAFRHDSSFAKHQRIHTGEKPYDCNECGKAFSCSSSLIRHCKTHLRNSFSNDM